A region from the [Limnothrix rosea] IAM M-220 genome encodes:
- the rpsE gene encoding 30S ribosomal protein S5 yields the protein MAKRRKSSRNKDKDSNWQERVIQIRRVSKVVKGGKKLSFRAIVVIGNETGKVGVGVGKAGDVIGAVRKGVADAKKHVVDVPLTKTNTVTHRINGIAGGAKVMMRPAAPGTGVIAGGAVRTVLELAGVKNILAKQLGSKSPLNNARATVDALGNLRSFSAVAQERGVSIDRIYA from the coding sequence ATGGCAAAGCGCCGTAAATCATCAAGAAATAAGGACAAAGACTCGAACTGGCAAGAGCGTGTCATTCAGATCCGTCGCGTTAGCAAAGTTGTCAAAGGTGGTAAGAAACTAAGTTTCCGCGCCATTGTTGTAATTGGCAATGAGACCGGTAAGGTCGGCGTTGGCGTTGGCAAAGCTGGAGACGTTATTGGTGCTGTCCGTAAAGGCGTAGCCGATGCGAAAAAACACGTTGTTGATGTTCCTTTAACAAAAACAAATACCGTTACTCACCGGATTAACGGAATCGCAGGTGGCGCAAAAGTTATGATGCGTCCCGCCGCCCCCGGTACAGGCGTAATCGCAGGCGGAGCAGTTAGAACTGTTCTAGAACTCGCCGGCGTTAAAAACATTCTTGCAAAGCAGCTTGGATCTAAAAGTCCTTTAAACAATGCCCGCGCAACTGTTGATGCCCTCGGAAATCTCCGTAGTTTTTCTGCTGTTGCCCAGGAACGTGGTGTTTCGATTGATCGAATTTATGCCTAG
- the rplR gene encoding 50S ribosomal protein L18, with protein sequence MKATRKQLTQRRHFRIRRRVEGTGDRPRLAVFRSHKHIYAQVIDDEKQHTLAAASTLDKDLRKDLNSSSNTSASTAVGNLIAKRALEKGIKKVVFDRGGNLYHGRVKALADAAREAGLDF encoded by the coding sequence ATGAAAGCAACTCGCAAACAACTTACACAACGTCGTCACTTCCGTATTCGTCGTCGTGTCGAAGGAACTGGCGATCGCCCCCGGCTAGCCGTATTCCGCTCTCACAAACATATCTATGCCCAAGTCATTGATGATGAAAAACAGCACACTTTAGCTGCAGCATCAACCTTGGATAAAGATTTACGCAAAGACCTCAACTCCAGCAGTAACACTTCCGCTTCCACAGCCGTTGGTAATTTAATCGCTAAACGAGCCCTAGAAAAAGGAATTAAGAAAGTCGTTTTTGACCGAGGAGGAAACCTCTATCACGGCAGAGTTAAAGCTCTAGCTGATGCTGCGAGAGAAGCCGGTCTCGACTTCTAA
- the rplF gene encoding 50S ribosomal protein L6 — MSRIGKKPVPIPDKVTVSVDGLTISVKGPKGTLERTLPEKVKVVKEDNSILISPVDSSRPARERHGLCRTLVANMVEGVSNGYSKNLEIIGVGYRAQVKGNTLTLNVGYSKPVEMVMPEGITVAMGEKNTQVIISGIDKEVVGNTAAKVRAVRPPEPYKGKGIRYQGEHVRRKAGKAGK; from the coding sequence ATGTCTCGTATTGGTAAAAAACCTGTTCCGATTCCTGATAAGGTCACCGTTTCAGTTGATGGTTTAACCATATCTGTAAAAGGTCCTAAAGGAACTTTGGAACGGACTCTACCTGAAAAGGTAAAAGTCGTTAAGGAAGATAACTCTATCCTTATTAGCCCCGTTGATTCAAGCCGTCCAGCCCGTGAGCGTCATGGTCTTTGTCGCACCCTCGTGGCAAATATGGTTGAAGGTGTATCCAATGGATATAGCAAAAACCTAGAGATCATCGGGGTTGGTTATCGAGCACAAGTTAAAGGCAACACTTTAACACTTAACGTTGGGTATAGTAAGCCTGTTGAAATGGTAATGCCGGAAGGGATTACTGTAGCAATGGGTGAAAAAAATACCCAAGTAATCATCTCTGGTATTGATAAGGAAGTTGTTGGCAACACTGCAGCTAAAGTCCGCGCAGTTCGTCCCCCTGAACCCTATAAAGGCAAAGGCATCCGTTACCAAGGTGAGCATGTTAGACGTAAAGCAGGTAAGGCAGGTAAGTAG
- the rpsH gene encoding 30S ribosomal protein S8: MAANDTISDMLTRIRNACMVQHENTKVPVTRMTRSIAAVLKDEGFIDNYVEAGEGIRKHLVISLKYKGRNRKPIIQKLQRVSKPGLRVYSNHKDLPRVLGGIGIAIISTSRGVMTDRQARKEGIGGEILCYVW; the protein is encoded by the coding sequence ATGGCGGCGAACGACACCATTTCCGATATGCTGACACGCATCCGTAATGCGTGCATGGTTCAGCATGAAAACACTAAAGTCCCCGTAACCCGTATGACTCGCAGCATTGCTGCTGTCTTAAAAGACGAAGGATTTATTGATAACTATGTAGAAGCTGGTGAAGGCATTCGCAAGCACCTTGTAATTTCCTTGAAATATAAAGGTCGCAACCGCAAGCCGATTATCCAGAAGCTACAACGCGTTAGCAAGCCCGGTTTACGGGTATATAGTAACCACAAAGATTTACCTAGAGTATTAGGTGGTATTGGTATTGCGATCATTTCCACCTCTAGAGGCGTGATGACTGATCGTCAAGCTCGTAAAGAAGGAATCGGTGGCGAAATCCTCTGCTACGTCTGGTAA
- the rplE gene encoding 50S ribosomal protein L5, whose translation MSQRLKTLYQDSIVPKLTEQFGYKNIHEVPKVIKISVNRGLGEAASNAKAMESSRTELATITGQRPVITRAKKAIAGFKIRQGMPVGVMVTLRSEKMYAFLDRLISLALPRIRDFRGISPKSFDGRGNYSLGIREQLIFPEIDYDSIDQIRGMDISIITTAQTDEEGRALLKAMGMPFRES comes from the coding sequence ATGTCTCAACGACTCAAAACTCTCTATCAAGACTCTATTGTTCCTAAATTGACGGAGCAATTTGGTTATAAAAATATTCACGAAGTTCCTAAGGTTATCAAAATCTCAGTGAACCGTGGCCTCGGAGAAGCCGCTTCCAATGCTAAAGCAATGGAATCTTCTCGCACAGAATTGGCAACCATTACTGGTCAAAGACCTGTGATCACCCGTGCTAAAAAGGCGATCGCCGGTTTTAAAATCCGTCAAGGAATGCCAGTCGGTGTCATGGTAACGCTACGCTCCGAGAAAATGTATGCCTTTCTAGACCGTCTAATTAGTTTGGCACTTCCTCGCATTCGTGACTTTCGCGGTATTAGTCCCAAGAGTTTCGATGGCCGTGGAAACTACAGCCTAGGAATTCGTGAGCAACTAATTTTCCCTGAAATTGACTACGATTCCATTGATCAAATTCGAGGTATGGATATTTCCATCATTACAACTGCGCAAACCGACGAAGAAGGTCGAGCGTTGTTAAAAGCGATGGGTATGCCCTTCCGCGAAAGCTAA
- the rplX gene encoding 50S ribosomal protein L24, which translates to MAGRKSSTPTRHNMHVKKGDTVQVISGRDKGKVGEVIQTLPKSSKVIVKDVNIRTKHVKPQQEGESGQIQTFEAPIHSSNVMHYSEKEKVASRIGYQITDDGRKVRVLKKTGEVID; encoded by the coding sequence ATGGCAGGACGTAAAAGTTCCACACCGACGCGCCACAATATGCACGTTAAAAAAGGTGATACCGTTCAGGTGATTTCTGGTCGCGATAAAGGAAAAGTAGGTGAAGTAATCCAGACGCTACCCAAATCTAGCAAGGTAATCGTGAAGGATGTCAATATCCGGACAAAGCACGTGAAACCCCAGCAAGAAGGTGAGTCTGGTCAAATCCAAACCTTTGAAGCACCGATTCATAGTTCGAACGTGATGCATTATTCCGAAAAGGAAAAAGTAGCCAGTCGTATTGGCTATCAAATCACTGACGATGGTCGTAAGGTTCGCGTCCTTAAAAAGACAGGCGAAGTGATCGACTAA
- the rplN gene encoding 50S ribosomal protein L14 produces MIQQQTYLNVADNSGARKLMCLRVLSTGNCRYGGIGDQIIAVVKEAIPNMGVKKSDIVRAVIVRTRQPLRRVSGMSIRFDDNAAVIINAEGNPKGTRVFGPVARELRDKNFTKIVSLAPEVI; encoded by the coding sequence GTGATTCAACAACAAACCTATCTAAATGTTGCCGATAACAGCGGTGCTCGTAAACTAATGTGTTTGCGGGTTCTGAGTACAGGGAATTGTCGCTACGGTGGCATCGGCGATCAAATCATCGCTGTTGTAAAAGAGGCAATCCCAAATATGGGTGTCAAAAAATCTGACATTGTACGTGCCGTTATCGTTCGGACTCGCCAACCCTTACGTCGTGTAAGTGGTATGAGTATCCGTTTTGATGATAATGCCGCCGTGATCATCAATGCTGAAGGCAACCCCAAAGGTACTCGTGTTTTTGGTCCCGTTGCCCGCGAATTGCGGGATAAAAACTTCACTAAAATCGTTTCCCTTGCACCGGAGGTTATCTAA
- the rpsQ gene encoding 30S ribosomal protein S17, whose amino-acid sequence MATKERVGLVVSDKMDKTVVVAVENRSPHPKYKKIVVKTKRFKAHDEENQCKVGDRVRIRETPPTSKTKRWAIAEILNK is encoded by the coding sequence ATGGCTACTAAAGAAAGAGTGGGATTGGTTGTCAGTGACAAGATGGATAAAACTGTCGTTGTTGCTGTTGAAAACCGTTCTCCTCACCCAAAATACAAAAAAATCGTGGTTAAGACTAAGCGTTTTAAGGCTCACGATGAAGAGAATCAGTGCAAAGTTGGTGATCGTGTTCGCATTCGCGAAACGCCTCCTACCAGCAAAACTAAGCGCTGGGCGATCGCCGAAATTCTCAACAAATAG
- the rpmC gene encoding 50S ribosomal protein L29, with protein sequence MALPKIEDARKLDDQALADEIVAVKKQLFDLRLQQATGRLEKTHEFKHARHRLAQLMTVERQRQLQAQ encoded by the coding sequence ATGGCTTTACCAAAGATCGAAGATGCTCGCAAACTTGATGATCAGGCTTTAGCGGATGAAATTGTTGCTGTTAAAAAGCAATTATTTGATCTGCGTTTGCAGCAAGCTACTGGTCGTCTTGAAAAAACTCATGAGTTTAAGCATGCCCGCCATCGTTTGGCACAGCTTATGACTGTTGAGCGTCAACGCCAACTCCAAGCTCAGTAA
- the rplP gene encoding 50S ribosomal protein L16: MLSPKRTKFRKQHRGRMRGMAQRGNTVQFGDYALQAIEPSWITARQIEAARRAMTRYIKRGGKIWIRIFPDKPITMRPAETRMGSGKGNPEFWVAVVKPGRIMFEMNGVSEPIAREAMRLAAQKLPIKTKFVTRNVEYI; encoded by the coding sequence ATGCTAAGTCCAAAACGTACAAAATTCCGTAAGCAGCATCGCGGTCGTATGCGGGGAATGGCGCAACGTGGTAACACAGTGCAATTTGGTGATTATGCGCTTCAAGCGATTGAGCCAAGCTGGATTACTGCCCGTCAGATTGAAGCCGCTCGTCGTGCGATGACTCGTTACATCAAGCGTGGCGGTAAGATTTGGATTCGGATCTTTCCCGATAAACCAATCACTATGCGCCCCGCTGAAACTCGTATGGGTTCGGGTAAAGGTAATCCTGAATTTTGGGTTGCAGTGGTCAAGCCCGGTCGTATCATGTTCGAGATGAATGGTGTTTCGGAACCAATTGCTCGAGAAGCTATGCGACTTGCTGCTCAGAAGCTGCCCATCAAAACTAAGTTTGTCACTCGTAATGTGGAGTACATCTAA
- the rpsC gene encoding 30S ribosomal protein S3, whose amino-acid sequence MGQKIHPVGFRLGITKEHLSRWYADSKQYPELLQEDYKIRQYVDANLNNAGISKVLIERKADQVDLEIHTARPGVVVGRGGSGIEALRTGLQQTLGDQRQIRINVVEVARVDADAALIAEYIVQQLERRVSFRRVVRQAVQRAQRAEVQGIKIQVSGRLNGAEIARTEWVREGRVPLHTLRADIDYSYKTAQTIYGILGIKVWIFKGEIIPGQEDVPPANAAPMPRRKSRRQQFEDRSEQ is encoded by the coding sequence GTGGGACAAAAAATTCATCCAGTTGGTTTCCGTTTAGGAATTACGAAAGAGCACTTATCTCGTTGGTATGCTGACTCTAAGCAATATCCTGAACTTCTCCAAGAAGATTACAAAATTCGTCAGTACGTTGATGCCAACCTCAACAATGCTGGTATTTCCAAGGTATTGATCGAGCGTAAAGCTGATCAAGTCGACCTCGAAATCCATACTGCTCGCCCCGGTGTCGTTGTCGGTCGTGGTGGTTCTGGTATTGAAGCTTTGCGTACTGGTCTTCAGCAAACCCTTGGTGACCAACGTCAAATTCGGATTAATGTTGTTGAGGTTGCCCGTGTTGATGCGGATGCTGCCTTAATTGCAGAATACATCGTTCAACAGTTAGAGCGTCGTGTTTCTTTCCGTCGTGTTGTTCGCCAAGCTGTGCAAAGAGCTCAAAGAGCCGAAGTTCAAGGAATCAAAATTCAAGTTAGTGGTCGTCTGAATGGTGCAGAAATTGCCCGTACAGAATGGGTACGTGAGGGGCGAGTTCCTCTTCATACCTTGAGAGCTGACATTGACTATTCCTATAAAACTGCTCAAACAATTTACGGCATTCTGGGTATTAAAGTTTGGATTTTTAAAGGTGAAATCATTCCTGGTCAGGAGGATGTTCCCCCTGCCAATGCTGCACCAATGCCCCGTCGTAAATCTCGTCGTCAGCAGTTTGAAGATCGTAGCGAACAGTAG
- the rplV gene encoding 50S ribosomal protein L22, whose protein sequence is MSIDTTNEVKAIARYIRMSPRKVRRVLDQIRGRSYREALIILEFMPYRACEPILKVLRSAVANAEHNEGLDPSSLIVSTAFADAGPVLKRYRPRAQGRAFQIRKPTCHITVAVAPDAAE, encoded by the coding sequence ATGTCTATCGATACTACAAACGAAGTTAAGGCGATCGCCCGCTATATCCGGATGTCTCCTCGTAAAGTAAGACGAGTGTTGGATCAAATCCGTGGCCGTAGCTATCGCGAAGCTTTAATTATTCTCGAATTTATGCCCTACCGCGCCTGCGAACCGATTCTAAAAGTTCTCCGTTCTGCTGTCGCCAATGCTGAGCATAATGAAGGGCTTGATCCTTCCAGTCTCATTGTGAGCACCGCCTTTGCTGACGCTGGCCCTGTGCTTAAACGATATCGTCCCCGTGCCCAAGGTCGTGCCTTCCAGATTCGGAAGCCTACTTGTCACATTACCGTTGCAGTTGCCCCCGACGCAGCTGAATAG
- the rpsS gene encoding 30S ribosomal protein S19 produces MGRSLKKGPFIADSLLKKIDKLNAAGDKQVIKTWSRASTILPQMVGHTIAVHNGRQHVPVFISEQMVGHKLGEFAPTRTFKGHARSDKKARR; encoded by the coding sequence ATGGGTCGTTCATTAAAAAAAGGTCCGTTTATTGCGGACAGTCTCTTGAAAAAGATTGACAAGCTTAATGCTGCTGGTGATAAGCAGGTCATTAAAACGTGGTCTCGGGCTTCGACGATTCTGCCTCAGATGGTAGGTCATACAATCGCCGTTCATAACGGTCGTCAGCATGTACCTGTCTTTATTTCTGAGCAGATGGTGGGTCACAAGTTGGGCGAGTTTGCGCCAACTCGGACTTTTAAAGGCCATGCCAGAAGTGATAAGAAAGCACGTCGATAA
- the rplB gene encoding 50S ribosomal protein L2: MGIRSFRPYTPGTRQATVSDFSDITKSKPEKSLTKYKHRKKGRNNRGVITCRHRGGGHKRLYRMIDFRRDKRDIAAEVIAIEYDPNRNARIALVRYEDGEKRYILQPAGLDVGDTITAGEDAAFEVGNALPLYKIPLGTEIHNIELYAGRGGQMVRTAGGFAQLVAKEGDYVTIKLPSKEVRMVRKECYATIGKVGNAEARNLKLGKAGRTRHLGRRPQVRGSVMNPVDHPHGGGEGRAPIGRSGPVTPWGKPALGKKTRKKKKQSSSLIVRRRR, translated from the coding sequence ATGGGTATTCGTTCATTTAGACCATATACTCCGGGAACTCGTCAGGCTACTGTCTCCGACTTTTCGGATATTACTAAATCCAAACCAGAAAAATCGCTTACTAAGTATAAGCATCGTAAGAAAGGTCGCAACAATCGTGGTGTGATTACTTGTCGCCACCGTGGCGGCGGTCATAAGCGTTTGTATCGCATGATCGATTTTCGTCGTGATAAGCGTGATATTGCTGCTGAAGTGATCGCGATTGAATATGATCCAAACCGTAATGCTCGTATTGCTCTTGTGCGGTATGAAGATGGTGAAAAACGCTATATTCTTCAGCCGGCTGGCTTAGATGTTGGTGACACAATCACTGCTGGTGAAGATGCTGCTTTTGAAGTGGGTAATGCTTTACCGCTTTATAAGATTCCCCTTGGTACTGAAATTCACAATATTGAGCTCTATGCTGGACGCGGCGGCCAAATGGTTCGCACGGCTGGTGGCTTTGCTCAGTTGGTTGCTAAGGAGGGAGATTATGTCACTATCAAGCTGCCTTCGAAGGAGGTTCGCATGGTGAGAAAGGAGTGCTACGCAACAATCGGTAAGGTTGGTAATGCTGAAGCTCGTAACCTCAAGCTTGGTAAGGCTGGCCGTACTCGTCATCTCGGTCGTCGCCCCCAAGTTCGTGGTAGTGTCATGAACCCTGTTGATCACCCCCATGGTGGTGGTGAAGGTAGAGCGCCCATTGGTCGTAGTGGCCCTGTAACACCTTGGGGTAAACCCGCACTCGGTAAGAAGACGCGTAAGAAAAAGAAACAAAGTAGTTCTTTGATTGTTCGTCGTCGTCGTTAA
- a CDS encoding 50S ribosomal protein L23, with protein MTSRVQSRDLADLILKPIVSEKATIQLEENKYVFDVVLTATKTDIKAAIESLFEVKVVKINTARLPRKKRRVGRFMGFKSQYKRAVITLAEGDTITLFPEV; from the coding sequence ATGACTAGTCGTGTCCAGTCCCGTGACCTTGCAGATTTGATTCTGAAGCCAATTGTGAGCGAAAAAGCAACAATCCAGCTTGAAGAAAATAAGTATGTTTTTGATGTTGTTTTAACAGCAACTAAAACAGATATTAAAGCTGCTATTGAGAGCTTATTTGAAGTCAAAGTTGTCAAGATTAACACTGCGCGTTTACCTCGTAAAAAGCGTCGTGTTGGCCGTTTCATGGGTTTTAAATCTCAATATAAGCGTGCTGTTATCACCTTGGCAGAAGGGGACACAATCACTTTGTTCCCTGAAGTATAG
- the rplD gene encoding 50S ribosomal protein L4 gives MVNCTVKNWQGDEVGQASLDFKTAKEENASHIVHRALVRQLNNARQGTSSTKTRSEVRGGGRKPWRQKGTGRARAGSSRSPLWRGGGVIFGPKPKEYNIKMNRKERRLALRTAFQSRSEDLVVVESFAAQLAAPKTKDLLAAMSRWGVESGEKVLLIMDELTENVYLSARNVASLKLIPANGLNVFDILNANKIVVTSEALAKIQEVYND, from the coding sequence ATGGTTAACTGCACCGTAAAAAATTGGCAAGGAGACGAAGTTGGCCAAGCCAGCCTCGATTTCAAGACAGCCAAAGAAGAAAATGCATCGCACATTGTGCATCGCGCCCTTGTGCGTCAATTAAATAATGCCCGTCAAGGTACATCCTCTACCAAGACTCGTTCTGAAGTCCGTGGTGGTGGCCGTAAGCCTTGGCGTCAAAAAGGTACTGGCCGCGCCAGAGCTGGTTCCTCCCGCTCTCCCTTATGGCGTGGTGGTGGTGTAATCTTTGGCCCCAAACCCAAAGAGTACAACATTAAAATGAATCGCAAAGAACGTCGCTTGGCACTGCGCACTGCATTCCAAAGCCGCTCTGAGGATTTAGTTGTTGTTGAAAGCTTTGCTGCGCAACTAGCTGCCCCTAAAACAAAGGATTTGCTCGCTGCGATGAGCCGCTGGGGCGTTGAATCCGGAGAGAAGGTGTTGTTGATCATGGACGAATTGACAGAGAATGTTTATTTGTCAGCGCGTAATGTTGCTTCCTTGAAGCTCATTCCTGCAAATGGCTTAAATGTTTTTGATATTCTCAATGCCAATAAAATTGTTGTGACATCTGAAGCGTTGGCAAAGATTCAGGAGGTTTACAATGACTAG
- the rplC gene encoding 50S ribosomal protein L3, with product MSLGILGTKLGMTQIFDQETGAAIPVTVIQAGPCTVTQVKTSETDGYTSVQIGYGDVKEKALSKPELGHLSKAGATPLRHLKEYRLDDASSYELGQSVTASIFEAGQTVDVSGNTIGRGFAGYQKRHNFKRGNMTHGSKNHRLPGSTGAGTTPGRVYPGKRMAGRYGGTKITVRKLEVVRVDEERNLLLIKGAVPGKTGNLLSIAPSNIVGQ from the coding sequence GTGTCACTCGGTATCCTCGGCACTAAACTCGGTATGACCCAGATCTTTGATCAGGAAACAGGAGCTGCAATTCCCGTAACCGTCATTCAAGCTGGACCTTGTACCGTTACCCAAGTCAAAACCTCTGAAACAGATGGTTACACATCCGTACAGATAGGTTACGGCGACGTAAAAGAAAAGGCTTTGTCCAAACCTGAACTGGGACACCTTAGTAAAGCTGGTGCAACACCCTTGCGTCACTTAAAGGAATATCGTCTTGACGATGCATCCTCCTACGAGCTCGGGCAGTCCGTTACCGCAAGCATCTTTGAAGCAGGTCAAACTGTCGATGTTTCCGGCAATACGATTGGTCGTGGTTTTGCAGGTTACCAGAAGCGTCACAATTTCAAGCGCGGTAATATGACCCATGGTTCTAAGAACCACCGTCTACCCGGTTCTACCGGTGCAGGCACGACTCCCGGTCGCGTTTACCCCGGTAAGCGTATGGCTGGTCGTTATGGCGGCACAAAAATTACCGTACGTAAACTCGAAGTTGTTCGTGTTGACGAAGAACGCAACCTCTTGCTGATCAAGGGTGCTGTTCCGGGTAAAACTGGCAATCTATTGAGCATTGCACCTAGCAATATCGTAGGCCAGTAA